The following proteins are encoded in a genomic region of Pikeienuella piscinae:
- a CDS encoding metal-dependent hydrolase family protein, translating into MTIILKGGKIIDGTGAAAVTGDVVIDGERIVSVGSSGPQDPDARVVDVAGKTVMPGLVDPHVHITYGETLHEPRSWISFATVMSEQESGFFALTDKAGRDVASGAYSCRKTLCAGFTTVRDVGVSAGGSDIVLREAVRNGYLPGPRILACGGGIAMTGGHGWDAGVIEADGVDALRTVTRRQLKAGADVIKIFATRAGGGEWSGGPEFSIEEMRVICDEARQRGKHVAAHAVGAEGIKRAVLAGVNTIEHGCLIDEEAAELMVEHDAWLISTLYPFDRQATRAKELGYSEHIVASSAEIMDVYPENLRMAARKGVKIALGSDCGIPDLTPHGENALEIVLYHRLVGVSAIEAIHMATGAAAEAIRFGDAIGTLEPGKYADVIVVDGDVEADLSILLDSGNIRHVYQSGSQSVENGRLTA; encoded by the coding sequence ATGACCATTATCCTGAAGGGCGGCAAGATCATCGACGGCACCGGTGCGGCGGCGGTCACGGGTGATGTCGTAATTGACGGCGAACGCATCGTATCGGTCGGGAGCAGCGGGCCTCAGGACCCGGACGCCAGGGTTGTGGATGTCGCCGGCAAGACCGTAATGCCCGGACTGGTGGATCCCCATGTCCACATCACCTATGGCGAAACCCTGCACGAGCCGCGGTCCTGGATCTCGTTCGCCACGGTCATGAGCGAACAGGAAAGCGGTTTTTTCGCCTTGACCGACAAGGCCGGGCGGGATGTCGCGTCGGGCGCATATTCATGCCGCAAGACTCTTTGCGCCGGGTTCACGACGGTCCGCGATGTCGGCGTCTCGGCGGGCGGCAGCGACATCGTGCTGCGCGAGGCCGTCAGGAACGGCTACCTGCCGGGGCCAAGGATTCTCGCATGCGGCGGCGGAATCGCGATGACCGGCGGGCATGGCTGGGACGCTGGCGTCATCGAGGCCGATGGCGTCGATGCCCTGCGCACCGTCACGCGGCGGCAACTGAAGGCTGGCGCGGATGTTATCAAGATCTTCGCCACACGCGCCGGCGGTGGCGAGTGGTCGGGTGGGCCGGAGTTCTCGATCGAGGAAATGCGCGTCATCTGCGACGAGGCGCGGCAGCGCGGCAAGCATGTCGCCGCCCATGCCGTCGGGGCCGAAGGGATCAAGCGCGCGGTTCTGGCCGGGGTCAACACCATCGAACACGGTTGCCTCATCGACGAGGAAGCGGCGGAACTGATGGTCGAGCATGACGCCTGGCTGATCTCGACGCTCTATCCCTTCGACAGGCAGGCGACGCGCGCGAAGGAACTTGGCTATTCGGAACACATCGTCGCGTCGTCGGCCGAGATCATGGATGTGTATCCTGAAAACCTGCGCATGGCCGCCAGAAAGGGGGTGAAGATCGCCCTGGGTTCGGATTGCGGCATTCCCGATCTGACGCCGCATGGCGAAAATGCTCTCGAGATCGTTCTTTACCACCGACTGGTCGGCGTTTCCGCCATCGAAGCGATCCACATGGCGACAGGGGCCGCCGCGGAGGCGATTAGATTTGGCGATGCGATTGGCACCCTCGAACCCGGCAAATACGCCGACGTCATCGTGGTGGATGGAGATGTCGAAGCCGACCTCTCCATCCTGCTGGATTCGGGGAATATTCGCCACGTTTACCAGAGCGGATCGCAATCGGTGGAGAACGGCCGGCTTACCGCGTGA
- a CDS encoding ABC transporter permease has protein sequence MSGSGLSARTGRIVALYRLGTGSGQLLFAVSTLVALVMLAVLAPVIVAYRPEATAILDRLKPPSLAHPFGTDAFGRDIFSRVAYGARYSLLIGAATMGATTILGSVIGVVSGYVRGFLDLALMRIMEAFMAIPAILLAIALLAILGNNLGNLIFALSIAYIPRLARIARGLTLSICEEPYVEAARAVGASPPRIVFHYILPQLLPAILVQGSFIFAYAVIAEAGLSFLGVGVQPPAPSWGGILSDGRTYMSIAPWITIFPGLGIMLIVLSLNQLGDGLRDALDPRLRNLS, from the coding sequence ATGAGCGGCTCGGGTCTCAGCGCCCGGACGGGCCGGATCGTCGCCTTGTATCGGCTCGGAACCGGCAGCGGCCAGCTGCTGTTCGCGGTTTCGACACTCGTGGCGCTGGTGATGCTTGCGGTGCTGGCGCCTGTGATCGTCGCCTATCGGCCCGAGGCGACGGCGATCCTGGACAGGTTGAAGCCGCCGAGCCTCGCCCATCCCTTCGGAACCGACGCGTTCGGGCGGGATATCTTCAGCAGAGTCGCTTATGGCGCGAGGTATTCGCTGCTGATCGGCGCCGCGACGATGGGCGCCACGACCATTCTCGGAAGCGTCATCGGCGTCGTATCCGGCTATGTGCGCGGGTTTCTCGACCTGGCGTTGATGCGGATCATGGAAGCCTTCATGGCGATCCCGGCCATCTTGCTGGCGATCGCTCTGCTCGCGATCCTCGGGAACAACCTTGGCAATCTCATCTTCGCGCTATCGATCGCCTATATTCCGCGGCTGGCGCGTATCGCGCGCGGGCTGACATTGTCGATCTGCGAGGAGCCTTATGTCGAAGCCGCACGCGCGGTGGGGGCCAGTCCGCCGCGTATCGTCTTTCACTACATCCTGCCGCAGTTGCTGCCGGCGATTCTGGTGCAGGGCAGTTTCATCTTCGCCTACGCGGTCATCGCGGAAGCCGGTTTGAGTTTTCTCGGCGTCGGCGTCCAGCCGCCGGCCCCGTCGTGGGGCGGTATTCTCAGCGATGGGCGGACCTATATGTCGATTGCGCCCTGGATCACCATCTTTCCCGGTCTGGGCATCATGCTGATCGTGCTCAGCCTGAACCAGTTGGGGGATGGTTTGCGGGACGCTCTCGACCCGCGATTGCGAAATCTCAGTTGA
- a CDS encoding ABC transporter permease — translation MLKFLVVRSITLLPLCVLIVSIAFSLLYLVPGDPATVMLGIDATPERMVEMRARLGLDQGFLQRYLLYLAHVARGDLGHSSFLNQDVLSAIGERLPISLLLAALSLLWAIVLGIPAGVIAAARRGKLVDRVLMFLSLGGMSIPSFWFGLILILVVGVWIGILPTGGYVSPFDDPWQAFRHMLLPSLSLGFIQMAQVARMTRSAMLEILGQDYIMVARAKGLPERSILFNHALRNGLTSILTVLAMIFAEVLGGALVTEQIFSLPGLGQLIVSAVGYRDYPVIQGALVVVGIAYVLINTLTDILYRIVDPRISAS, via the coding sequence ATGTTGAAGTTCCTTGTCGTAAGGTCGATCACCCTTCTGCCGCTCTGCGTGCTCATCGTCAGCATCGCCTTTTCTCTGCTGTATCTCGTGCCAGGGGATCCGGCGACGGTCATGCTCGGCATCGACGCGACGCCGGAACGCATGGTCGAGATGCGGGCGCGCCTTGGGCTGGACCAGGGGTTCCTGCAGCGCTACCTGCTCTACCTTGCGCATGTCGCCCGGGGCGATCTTGGCCATTCGTCCTTTCTGAATCAGGACGTTCTTTCGGCGATCGGCGAGCGCTTGCCCATCAGCCTCCTGCTTGCCGCGCTCAGCCTGCTGTGGGCGATCGTGCTGGGCATCCCGGCGGGCGTGATCGCGGCGGCGCGGCGGGGCAAGCTGGTCGACCGGGTGCTGATGTTCCTGTCGCTCGGCGGTATGTCGATCCCCAGTTTCTGGTTCGGCCTGATCCTGATCCTGGTCGTCGGCGTCTGGATCGGTATCCTGCCCACGGGCGGCTATGTCTCTCCCTTCGATGATCCATGGCAGGCCTTCCGGCACATGTTGCTGCCGTCGCTCAGCCTGGGCTTCATCCAGATGGCGCAGGTCGCCCGCATGACACGCTCGGCCATGCTCGAAATCTTGGGGCAGGACTATATCATGGTGGCGCGCGCCAAGGGCCTGCCCGAACGATCGATCCTGTTCAATCACGCCCTGCGCAACGGGCTGACCAGCATATTGACGGTTCTCGCCATGATCTTCGCCGAGGTTCTGGGCGGCGCCCTGGTGACCGAGCAGATTTTCAGCCTTCCCGGGCTGGGCCAGTTGATCGTCAGCGCCGTCGGCTATCGCGACTACCCGGTGATTCAGGGCGCCCTGGTGGTGGTTGGCATCGCGTATGTTCTGATCAACACGTTGACCGATATCCTCTATCGCATCGTCGACCCGAGGATCAGCGCTTCATGA
- a CDS encoding ABC transporter substrate-binding protein: MMLYPYATRRQFLIGSTALVGAGLAISQSPARAQTAKFGGVLTCAINETVDAFDPLATAATIVRTMHSHLFESLYTYDSKFGLIPELATGYDVTEDGNTWTFTLLDGVKFHDGSTMVAEDVVASWNRFMKKARLASSIGGKVEKVYAPDSGTVVFQFSSNPGPFLEKLSQPHAAFKIYPAAIVEAAGDEALADDQFVGTGPFRMKEWRRGEALVMERFPDYRVDDRYDGPDGLGGRRTAYVDELVWTFISEPGTQEAGLRSGRFDIADSVPPEQRLSIEGTEGFAGTTLKPLNWLNIMVNHHNPPMDDLRIRRAVQIGVDRELIMLGTIGDPELIRLSPSLAFEEQVWANDAGAEYYKNDKEEARRLIAEAGYDNQEIVLMTTRTLDSLYKSAVIYQQELQSIGLNVRLEVLDWAALLAHVQGEDLRPKWHLSSMEHSVRYDPSGWDTNFRSDKWTPYANPEMDGLLDEIATLREFEPRYEAFKDVQQIFYDDVVNIKLGDYFGWHARRSYVMGYKSFNGSVFWDVWLDK; encoded by the coding sequence ATGATGCTATATCCTTACGCCACGAGACGGCAATTCCTGATCGGCTCGACTGCGCTGGTGGGTGCGGGCCTCGCAATCTCACAATCGCCGGCGCGGGCCCAGACCGCGAAGTTTGGCGGCGTCCTGACCTGCGCCATCAATGAGACGGTCGACGCCTTCGATCCCTTGGCGACGGCCGCCACCATCGTGCGCACGATGCACAGCCACCTCTTCGAGTCGCTCTACACCTATGACAGCAAGTTCGGCCTGATTCCCGAACTCGCGACCGGATACGATGTCACCGAGGACGGGAACACCTGGACGTTCACTCTGCTCGATGGGGTCAAGTTCCACGACGGCAGCACGATGGTCGCGGAAGACGTCGTCGCCAGCTGGAACCGCTTCATGAAGAAGGCGCGGCTGGCCTCTTCGATCGGCGGAAAGGTCGAAAAGGTCTACGCGCCCGACTCCGGAACGGTTGTGTTCCAGTTCTCCTCGAACCCCGGACCGTTCCTGGAGAAGCTGAGCCAGCCCCATGCGGCGTTCAAGATCTATCCAGCCGCGATTGTCGAGGCGGCGGGGGACGAAGCGTTGGCGGACGACCAGTTCGTGGGCACCGGGCCGTTCAGGATGAAGGAATGGCGTCGCGGCGAGGCGCTGGTGATGGAGCGTTTCCCGGACTATCGCGTCGACGATCGCTATGATGGCCCTGACGGGCTGGGTGGGCGCAGGACCGCTTATGTGGATGAGCTGGTCTGGACCTTCATCTCGGAACCCGGCACCCAGGAAGCAGGGCTGAGAAGCGGGCGGTTCGATATCGCCGACAGCGTCCCGCCGGAACAGCGGTTGAGTATCGAGGGAACCGAAGGCTTCGCCGGGACGACGCTGAAGCCGCTCAATTGGCTGAATATCATGGTCAACCATCACAATCCCCCGATGGACGATCTGCGTATCCGTCGGGCCGTCCAAATCGGCGTGGACCGTGAACTGATCATGCTGGGAACGATTGGCGACCCCGAGTTGATACGGCTTTCCCCGTCCCTGGCCTTCGAAGAGCAGGTCTGGGCGAACGACGCCGGGGCCGAATACTACAAGAACGACAAGGAAGAGGCGCGCAGGCTGATCGCCGAAGCCGGCTACGACAATCAGGAAATCGTGCTGATGACCACGCGGACCCTGGATTCGCTGTACAAGAGCGCCGTGATCTACCAGCAGGAACTGCAAAGCATCGGCCTCAATGTCCGGCTGGAGGTGCTGGATTGGGCGGCGTTGCTGGCGCATGTCCAGGGAGAGGACCTGCGGCCGAAGTGGCATCTCAGCAGCATGGAGCACAGCGTGCGCTATGATCCGTCAGGCTGGGATACGAACTTCCGTTCAGACAAGTGGACGCCCTACGCCAACCCGGAGATGGACGGGCTTCTGGACGAGATCGCGACGCTGCGCGAGTTCGAGCCGCGATATGAGGCGTTCAAGGACGTGCAGCAGATCTTCTACGACGATGTCGTGAACATCAAGCTCGGCGATTACTTCGGCTGGCATGCGCGCCGCAGCTACGTGATGGGCTACAAGAGCTTCAACGGCAGCGTCTTCTGGGACGTCTGGCTGGACAAGTGA
- a CDS encoding CaiB/BaiF CoA transferase family protein — protein sequence MDRPLAATCDVVVENFRPGKLASLGLGAEDLLKLKPDLIYCSITGYGQDGPFVERPAYDHIIQGMSGLMSVTGSDASGPLRVGTPITDYIVGQSAALAITTAIIQRTRTGKGSIIDASMLDATLAIMGPVVAEWTIAGRVPALAGNRPFSRSPFSGCFDTRDGKIVVIGNTVAQIRGLADVCGLTDLLDDPRIAEWKDHPELADEIGPLLAETFLRSPALEWERRLNAASVPCSKVRDVPEVLNEPHVRDRGALLEISVPKLDQTFKVPGVGFHLDGAAGAVRNSPPELGEHTEEVLAEAGYDASDIAELISSAAAVTCQRF from the coding sequence ATTGATAGGCCTCTCGCCGCCACATGCGATGTCGTCGTCGAAAATTTCCGGCCAGGCAAGCTCGCGAGCCTGGGACTCGGAGCGGAGGATCTCCTCAAACTGAAACCGGACCTGATCTATTGTTCGATCACCGGATATGGGCAGGATGGTCCATTCGTCGAACGGCCAGCCTACGATCACATCATCCAGGGAATGTCGGGTCTGATGTCCGTGACGGGCTCCGATGCGAGCGGGCCGCTCAGGGTCGGCACGCCGATAACCGACTACATCGTCGGCCAATCGGCCGCCCTCGCCATCACGACGGCGATCATTCAGCGAACGAGGACCGGGAAGGGTTCGATTATCGACGCTTCCATGCTGGACGCCACCCTGGCGATCATGGGTCCGGTCGTGGCCGAATGGACCATTGCGGGAAGGGTTCCCGCGCTGGCGGGAAACAGGCCTTTCTCGCGAAGCCCGTTCTCGGGGTGCTTCGATACGCGGGACGGGAAAATCGTGGTGATCGGCAACACCGTCGCCCAGATCAGAGGGCTGGCTGACGTGTGCGGGCTCACCGATCTGCTCGATGATCCCAGGATCGCTGAGTGGAAAGACCATCCCGAGCTTGCCGACGAGATTGGGCCGCTTCTGGCCGAGACGTTCCTGCGATCGCCAGCGCTGGAATGGGAACGCCGCCTCAACGCGGCTTCAGTCCCATGCTCCAAGGTGCGCGACGTGCCGGAGGTGCTGAACGAGCCGCATGTGCGCGACCGCGGCGCGCTTCTGGAAATCTCCGTCCCCAAGCTCGATCAGACTTTCAAGGTTCCGGGCGTCGGCTTCCATCTGGACGGGGCCGCCGGCGCCGTTCGGAACTCGCCGCCCGAGTTGGGCGAGCACACTGAAGAAGTACTGGCCGAGGCCGGGTACGACGCTTCTGATATCGCTGAGCTGATCTCCAGCGCCGCCGCCGTGACCTGTCAGCGGTTCTAG
- a CDS encoding IS5 family transposase yields the protein MPWDDIARAEYARRSARYASDLTDREWEVIAAYMPDRRGLGRPRTTDLREVMNAILYIASTGCPWRYLPTEFPPVSTVQRYFYRWRDEGFWPALNNALVMVSRELEGREASPTAGVIDSQSVKTTEAGGVCGYDAGKKIRGRKRHMVVDTIGLMVGLVVHGAGVQDRDGAPLVLASIRRRWPWLRHVFADGGYAGKKLRRALTGFGDWRIEIIKRSDRAEGFEIIPRRWVVERTFAWLGRCRRLAKDWERSIASSEAWANVAHIRLLTRRLARYCYV from the coding sequence ATGCCCTGGGATGATATCGCCCGCGCGGAATATGCGCGACGGTCAGCGCGCTATGCAAGCGACCTGACGGATCGGGAATGGGAGGTGATCGCCGCCTACATGCCTGATCGACGCGGTCTGGGCCGCCCGCGCACGACCGATCTGCGGGAGGTGATGAACGCGATCCTTTACATCGCCTCGACCGGCTGCCCTTGGCGCTATCTACCGACGGAGTTTCCGCCTGTTTCGACCGTGCAGCGTTACTTCTACCGCTGGCGGGACGAAGGCTTCTGGCCCGCACTCAACAATGCGCTGGTGATGGTGTCACGGGAGCTGGAGGGGCGCGAGGCGTCTCCGACCGCAGGCGTGATCGACAGTCAGAGCGTGAAAACCACAGAGGCGGGAGGGGTTTGCGGCTACGACGCTGGGAAAAAGATCAGGGGCCGCAAGCGCCACATGGTGGTCGATACGATTGGGCTGATGGTTGGCCTGGTCGTTCACGGCGCCGGCGTGCAGGACCGCGACGGCGCCCCGCTCGTGCTGGCGTCCATCCGCAGACGCTGGCCGTGGCTGCGCCACGTCTTCGCAGACGGCGGCTATGCCGGGAAGAAACTGCGCCGCGCCCTGACCGGGTTCGGCGACTGGCGCATCGAGATCATCAAGCGATCTGATCGCGCCGAAGGGTTCGAGATCATTCCAAGGCGATGGGTTGTCGAGCGCACCTTCGCATGGCTTGGAAGATGCCGCCGTCTCGCCAAGGACTGGGAGCGATCCATCGCCTCGTCAGAGGCGTGGGCGAACGTCGCGCATATCCGACTGCTCACCAGACGCCTCGCAAGGTATTGTTATGTTTGA
- a CDS encoding HAD-IA family hydrolase, whose protein sequence is MIRSAIFDLDGTLVDTADDLIGAMNAVAHRFDLPRLDPVEARAAAGRGGRGLMRHAAAQAGREITDDQILAAYPAFLDAYEIRIAEESRYFPGAEAAVDALIEAGWRVGICTNKPERLARTLIDRLGGAARYGALLGADSLPVRKPDPRHVLETIGRLGGAPAQAVMIGDTATDRDAAGAAGVACVLYEHGFSPAPVAELAPEAVFADFAELPTLIDGLIRESA, encoded by the coding sequence ATGATCCGCAGCGCGATCTTCGATCTGGACGGCACGCTCGTCGATACGGCGGATGACCTGATTGGGGCGATGAACGCGGTTGCGCACCGGTTTGACCTGCCCAGGCTCGATCCCGTCGAGGCGCGCGCCGCCGCCGGGCGCGGGGGGCGCGGTCTGATGCGTCATGCCGCGGCGCAGGCCGGACGGGAGATTACCGACGATCAGATCCTCGCCGCCTACCCGGCCTTTCTGGACGCCTATGAGATACGGATCGCCGAGGAAAGCCGTTATTTCCCCGGCGCGGAGGCCGCCGTCGACGCGCTGATAGAAGCCGGCTGGCGGGTCGGCATCTGCACCAACAAGCCTGAGCGGCTGGCCCGGACATTGATCGACCGGCTTGGCGGCGCGGCGCGCTACGGGGCGCTTCTTGGGGCGGACAGCCTTCCGGTCCGCAAGCCCGATCCGCGCCATGTGCTCGAAACCATTGGTCGGCTCGGCGGCGCGCCCGCACAGGCGGTGATGATCGGCGATACCGCGACGGACCGGGACGCGGCGGGCGCCGCGGGAGTCGCCTGCGTCCTCTACGAACACGGGTTTTCGCCGGCGCCTGTCGCCGAGCTTGCGCCCGAAGCGGTCTTCGCCGATTTCGCCGAGTTGCCGACCCTGATCGACGGCTTGATTAGGGAATCAGCTTGA
- a CDS encoding glycine C-acetyltransferase: protein MTTFIDDIARRLETLRSDGLFKAERVIATPQRGEVAIEGEAENTAINLCANNYLGLSDHPALVEAARTALERWGYGMSSVRFICGTQAPHKALEARLADFLGFEDAVLYSSCFDANAGLFETLLGPEDAIISDALNHASIIDGVRLAKARRYRYANGDMAALEARLREAADARYRLVVTDGVFSMDGHVAKLGAICDLAEKHDAMVMVDDSHAVGFLGAAGRGSHEHCGVMGRVDIMTGTLGKALGGASGGYTVARREVAEWLRQRSRPYLFSNALAPAITATTLKALDLIENSDDLRAGLARNTTHFRDRMSALGFEIVPGDHPIAPVMLRDPKLAQEMASRLMERGVFVTAFSFPVVPRGEDRIRTQMTAAHDLPTLDRAIDAFAVVGRELGVIR from the coding sequence ATGACCACTTTCATCGACGACATCGCCAGGCGGCTGGAAACGCTCCGCTCGGACGGGCTCTTCAAGGCGGAGCGGGTCATCGCCACCCCGCAGCGCGGCGAAGTCGCGATCGAAGGCGAAGCCGAAAACACCGCAATCAACCTTTGCGCGAACAACTATCTCGGTCTCTCGGACCATCCCGCGCTGGTGGAGGCCGCGCGCACGGCGCTGGAGCGCTGGGGCTACGGCATGTCCTCGGTCCGGTTCATCTGCGGCACTCAGGCCCCGCACAAAGCGCTGGAGGCCCGGCTCGCAGATTTCCTCGGTTTCGAGGACGCGGTGCTCTATTCATCCTGTTTCGACGCGAACGCCGGGCTGTTCGAGACGCTACTCGGCCCCGAGGACGCGATCATATCCGACGCGCTCAACCACGCCTCGATCATCGACGGCGTGCGGCTGGCGAAGGCGCGACGCTATCGCTACGCCAATGGCGATATGGCGGCGTTGGAGGCGCGCCTGCGCGAGGCCGCGGACGCCCGCTATCGGCTGGTCGTCACCGATGGCGTCTTCTCGATGGACGGTCATGTCGCCAAGCTCGGCGCGATCTGCGATCTGGCGGAAAAGCATGACGCGATGGTGATGGTGGACGACAGCCACGCCGTCGGCTTCTTGGGCGCGGCCGGGCGCGGCAGCCATGAGCATTGCGGCGTGATGGGCCGGGTCGACATCATGACCGGCACGCTGGGCAAGGCGCTCGGCGGCGCTTCTGGCGGCTATACGGTCGCCCGGCGCGAAGTGGCCGAGTGGCTGCGCCAGCGCTCGCGCCCCTACCTGTTTTCCAACGCCCTCGCTCCGGCGATCACCGCGACGACGCTGAAAGCGCTGGACCTGATCGAGAATTCAGACGACCTGCGCGCAGGGCTGGCCCGCAACACCACGCATTTCCGCGACCGGATGAGCGCGCTCGGCTTCGAGATCGTTCCGGGCGATCACCCGATCGCGCCGGTGATGTTGCGCGACCCGAAACTGGCGCAGGAGATGGCCTCACGGCTGATGGAGCGCGGCGTCTTCGTCACCGCCTTCTCCTTCCCCGTCGTGCCGCGCGGCGAGGACCGCATCCGTACGCAGATGACGGCGGCGCACGACCTTCCGACGCTGGACCGCGCCATCGACGCCTTCGCCGTCGTCGGGCGGGAGTTGGGAGTGATCCGATGA
- the tdh gene encoding L-threonine 3-dehydrogenase, whose protein sequence is MRALVKATAAPGLELRDEPAPELGPSDVLIRVRKTAICGTDVHIWNWDEWSAKTVPVPLVTGHEFCGEIAAIGGSVTKLTVGQRVSGEGHITCGRCRNCRAGRGHLCRNTLGVGVQRPGAFADYLSLPEANVVPIPDDIPDEVAAIFDPFGNSVHTALSFDMVGEDVLVTGAGPIGIMGAMVARRAGARKVVITDINEDRLALARSMGIEHAVNPSRTTLREVMAEIGMSEGFDVGLEMSGAAPAVRDMIEAMNNGGKIALLGIAPVEFAIDWNKVIFKMLTIKGIYGREIFETWYKMIGLVQGGLDLTPLITHRLPVADFREGFELMRAGTCGKVVLDWS, encoded by the coding sequence ATGCGGGCGCTGGTGAAGGCGACGGCGGCGCCGGGCCTTGAACTCCGCGATGAGCCGGCGCCGGAGCTCGGCCCGTCCGATGTGCTGATCCGGGTCAGAAAGACCGCGATCTGCGGCACGGATGTGCATATCTGGAACTGGGACGAATGGTCGGCGAAGACCGTGCCCGTCCCGCTCGTGACGGGGCATGAGTTCTGCGGCGAGATCGCCGCGATCGGCGGATCGGTCACGAAACTCACTGTCGGCCAGCGGGTTTCGGGCGAAGGGCACATTACCTGCGGACGCTGCCGGAACTGCCGCGCCGGACGCGGGCATCTCTGCCGCAACACGCTTGGCGTCGGCGTGCAGCGCCCTGGCGCCTTCGCCGACTATCTGAGCCTGCCAGAGGCGAATGTCGTCCCGATCCCGGATGATATCCCGGACGAGGTCGCGGCGATCTTCGACCCGTTCGGCAACTCCGTCCACACCGCACTCAGCTTCGACATGGTCGGTGAAGACGTGCTGGTGACCGGCGCCGGCCCGATCGGGATTATGGGCGCGATGGTCGCCCGGCGGGCCGGGGCCCGAAAGGTCGTCATCACCGATATCAACGAGGACCGCCTCGCGCTCGCCCGCAGCATGGGGATCGAACACGCGGTCAACCCGTCCCGGACCACGCTGCGCGAGGTGATGGCGGAGATCGGCATGTCCGAAGGGTTCGATGTGGGGCTGGAGATGTCCGGCGCCGCGCCGGCGGTGCGCGACATGATCGAGGCGATGAACAATGGCGGCAAGATCGCCCTTCTGGGCATCGCTCCGGTCGAGTTCGCGATCGACTGGAACAAGGTCATTTTCAAGATGCTCACGATCAAGGGGATCTACGGGCGCGAGATTTTTGAGACCTGGTACAAGATGATCGGCCTCGTCCAAGGCGGCCTCGACCTCACACCGCTGATCACCCATCGGCTGCCGGTCGCGGATTTTCGCGAAGGGTTCGAGCTGATGCGCGCCGGGACCTGCGGCAAGGTGGTGCTGGACTGGAGCTGA